In Candidatus Sericytochromatia bacterium, the genomic stretch CCGGTCCCGCTTCTCGATCCGGACCACCACGTGGTCTCCCTCGCCGTCGAAAGGCGCGGCCTGTCGCTCGTCCACGCGAAAGTCGTCCACTTCCTGGCGAATGCGGCCCCCGGTACCGGGTACATCCGAGGTAAGGAAAGGCCAACGAGCAGGATCGTAGAGCCAATGGTCGCGTACAAGGTGGTTCGGCAGGGGCATCATAGGCCCCATCATACGCCTCTGAGAGGCGGCCGGGGCGATGTTGCCGGGAGGGGTGCTTGAAACTCAGAGAGGCACCTGCCAATCCCCCTGTCTGGATCATTGGAGCCGGGGCGATCGGTCTCTACATGGCGGCCCATCTCAGTCACGTCACCCGCGTGACCTTGGCGGCTCGTGCGGCGCGCGCCACCTGGCTGGCAGAGTCCGGCTTCCAGCTGGCTGGCGCGGAGAGCGGGGACTTTCGCCCGGAGGTGGTGCCCATCGATCAGGCCTTTGCCATCCCGGAAGAGGCCATCGTCGTGGTGGCGACCAAAGCCACCGACCTGGAAAAGCTGGTCGGCGTTCTCTCGCCGAATGTGGCGGCCGGGCAGACCGTCGCCCTCGTCCAGAATGGCCTTGGCGTCCATAAATTTGCCCGATCATATCTGCCCACCGCTCATCTGGTTCGCCTGACATGCTGGGTGGGCGTCTCCCTCGAGCAGGGGCGTCGAGCCGTGGTGGCCGGCGCGCCGCTGTTCGAGTCAGGATATGATCAGCCGGAAGTCGGCAAGGCCTCCGAGCAGGTTCTGGCGCTGTTGAATGCCGCCAATCTGCGCGCCAGACACGGTGGTAGCGTGGCGGAGGTCGAGTGGCGCAAGGCGTTGTTGAATCTCAGTGTCAGCGGCATCTGTGCGGTGCTGGATGAACGGAACGGGGCCATCCTGGGGTCCCCGGAATTGAGGGAAATCGTGGAGGATATCCTCGCCGAGGCCATGCCCGTCGCCGCGGCGGAGGGGGTGGTGTTGGGCCCCCAGGACGCGGACCGTGTCTTCACGGCCCTCGACAACACCCGTGACAACTGGAACGCCATGATTCAGGATCTGCGTCGAGGAGCCAGCACCGAGATGCCATTTCTGAACGCGGCGGTGGACCGCCTGGCCAGGCGGCATGGCTTGCGAGCTCCGGTCAATGCCACGATCGCCCGCCTGATCACGCACATCACCCGCGGAGGGAGACGCGCCGGCGGTGGTGCGCGGGCCACGGATTGATGGGCTTCGTGGCATGCCTCAGCCTGCCGTCGACGCAACAGGAAAGGGCGGCGAACGCCACCTGCCTCCGCAGGCTCGCCTGGAGCTAATTCGCAGTCTCGGGGCGGATCACCAGCACCGCCCCCCGCCATTGGTGCAGAACCGCATCCGAGATGCTGCCCATCAGCAGGCGTTCCAGGCCGTTTTTTCCGTGTGCCCCCAGGACGAGGATGTCCGCGGCGAGTTCACCCGCCAGTGCCACGATTTCATGGGCAGGGTCTCCTTCACGTCCGTGCGTCTTGGCCTTCAAACCGAGGTTCCCCAGCACCGCGAGGGCGTTTTGGAGGTGGGATTCAGCTTGAGTCATTTCGCGATGGACCTGGGCGGCCGCAGCAAAACCCACCTCACCAGCCGCAATCAGTGGTACCACATTCGCGACACTGACCACGTGGAGTTCCGCTGCTTGCAGCGGCAACAGCGTGGCTGCCCGTCGGATGGCCTGATGGGAGCAGGGACTACCATCGGTCGCGATCAAAATTTTCACTGGCCACCTCCTTGGACGCATCGAGCCGACGGCTCGGCCCCTTGACGGCCCCCATCGGTCGGGCGTGCGTCTCAGATATCCTAGCGGGCCTGGGGTTCACAGGCTTGGGGGGATTTTACGGAACTGTTTGTCACCGGAAGAAGGACCTCCGCAAGAAACCCCGATGCTTTGCCACGAGCACAGTGATACCTTGGGAGGCGGCGAGGGAGGCAACGCTGACATGGCCGAGAAGACACGCATACTCATCGCGGATGACCACGCCGTGGTGTTGGCCGGCCTGTCGGCGATTCTCTCGCTGGAGCCAGACTTCGACCTGGTGGGGCAGGCGCGCGACGGAGACGAAGCCGTGCGACTCGCGCTCGTCAGTCGTCCCGATGTCGTGGTGTTGGACTTGCAGATGCCCAAATTGGACGGCTTTCAGGCGTTGGCGCGGTTGCGTGCTCATCTTCCGGAGACCCAGGTGCTGATCCTCACCTCGTTGGATGACGAGGCCTCCATCTACCGCGTCCTGCAAGCCGGAGGTTCTGGTTATGTCCTCAAAAAAGCCGCAGAAGTGGAACTCGTGGGAGCTGTGCGGGAGGTTCGCAGAGGGGGCGCCTTCATTCGACCCCAGTACGAGGCCCACCTGGCCGCCGATTTTCTGGAACGCCTGGAGGCTGGCGGCGCAGACCCCCAAACCTTCGAGCGTTTGACGCCGCGCGAGCGTGAGATTCTTGGCTTCGTGGCCAAAGGGTTAACCAACCAGCAAATTGCCAGCCACCTCGTGATCAGTGTCCGCACCGTAGAAACCCATCGCGCCCATTTGATGGACAAGCTGGGCTTCAAAAAACGCTCCGAACTGGTGGACTATGCCATTCGAAAGGGTTTTTTGACGTGAGTGACGAAAAAATCCTGTCGCTGAGGAACCCCTCGGATTCAGCCTCGGCTGAAGCCGCGCTGGCCCTTTTCGGCCATACCATGCGCACGACCATCAACGCGGCCTTGGGATTCTCGGAAGTACTTACTCAAGGCCATTTTGGTCCCATCAGCGAGGTCCAACGAGAGGCCCTGCTGCGGATCAGTCGCAACGCGCGCACGATGGTTCATGTGCTCGACGATTACATCGAGGGCCGGCGGGAGAGGGGCGAGGCGTTTCCCCACTCTGAGACACAGGAGCCAGCCCCACCAGTGGAATGACACTCAACCGGCCGCGTGTCAGGCTCCGCCCTTCTCCAATGGTAGGCTGAAGCTGAAGACACTGCCGCCACCGGGGGCGTCCTCCACGCGAATGGCCCCACCGAGCGCCGTCATGGCCCGGTGACAGAAGGCCAGACCCAGTCCATAGCCGCGCTGGCGACCACCGCTCTCGCCGCCGCCCTGCGCATAACGGTCGAAAATCCGGGCCTTGTCGACATCCGGAATGCCAGGCCCGGTGTCGTGGACTTCCACCAGCAGCCTGTCCTCCACGGTCCGGGCGCATATCTGGACAGCCCCTTCCGGAGTGAATTTGAGGGCGTTGGCCAGCAGGTTTTCGATCAGGCGCTTGACCAGGTCGGGGTCAGTCCTGACCGCCGGAAGATCGGGGGGTACAGCGGCACTCATGGCCAGGCCTCGAGACACCGCCATGGGGCGCAGGATGGTCAAGCAACGTTTGATCAGCGGCCCCAGTTCGACCCGCTGAAAGTTGGGAACGAACCCCTCCTCCTCCAAGGCGCTGGCCTGCAGGAGACCATCCACAAGGGCGGCCACCTCCTCCGTGGCCGTGGTGGCATGGTCCAGCATGATCCAGCGCGTCGATCCCTCTTCTTCCTGACGCTTGAGCACGCCCAACGTGAGCCGAACGCCATCCAGAGGAGCGCGCATGTCGTGGACCAGCATCGAGGCGAAGTCACGCCTCAACCTGTCGAGCTCGCGTTCCGCTTGCGAGAGGCGCAAAACACTTCGGAGGCGGACGACGAGCTCATCCATCTGAATCGGTTTGGTCAGGTATTCGGTGGCTCCCAATTCGAGGCCCCGCTCGACCAGGGCGGCTTCACGTGCGTTGGCTGTCAGGATGACCACTGGAATGCGTCGTGTTCTGGCTGACTGGCGCAACTGCTCAAGGACCTGGAATCCATCCATGCCTGGCATGGCAAGGTCCAGCAGAATCAGGTCGGGGCTGTGCTCTCTGGCCATTTTCAGACCGGTCGGTCCGTCTTGGGCCAGCAAGACGCCAAATCCGCGTGCATCCAGGATGGCGTCCATGAGCGCCAGGTTGTCCTCCTGGTCGTCGATCACGAGAATTTGACGCGCGGATTCGTTTTCAGTCGGCATGTCGCCATTATAGTCGGCTTCTGACTTGACGCGTGCAGCATCGTGGACGCTCGCGGTGCTGGAACCTATAATGTGGCGGAGCAGGGGGGAGGCAGGCGTGCAGGCATCTTTGCGCGAACAAAAACTGCAGCAGCTCGTGGAAGCCGGCATGTTGCTCCATCAGGGCTTGGACCTCGATGCGGTGTTGCAACGTTTGGTGGCGTTGGCCTCGCATCTGGTGGATGCCAAGTACGCCGCGTTGGCCTCGCTGGATGAGAACGGCCGGATCGAGCGTTTTCTGCACCACGGGCTGACGGAAGAACAGGTGGCGGCCATGCCACACCTCCCCGAAGGCAAGGGACTTCTGGGCGCGTTGCTCACGGAGGGGCGCCCCCTGCGGGTGGCGGACATGCCCAAAGACCCGCGCTCGTCAGGGTTTCCTGCCAACCACCCTCCCATGAGAGGCTTTCTCGGAGTGCCCATTCTTCGTCGAGGTAAGGTATTCGGGCGCCTTTACTGCACGGAAAAACGCAGCAGCGATGCCTTCACCGCGGAAGATGAGGAATTCGCCATCATGCTGGCGGCGCAGGCGGCGGTGGCCATCGAAAACGCTGAACTTTACGAGCAAGCTCGTTCCGCCAGTCGCCTCAAGAGCGAGTTTCTGGCCAATATGAGCCACGAGTTGCGCACCCCCATGAACGCCATCTTGGGGTTCACCGAACTGGTGTCGAATGGGGCGTTGGGGCCTGTAACGGACAAGCAACGGGAAGGCCTCGGACGGGTTCTTCGCAACGCTCGGAATCTGCTCGAGCTGATCAACGGGGTGCTCGATCTGTCCAAGATCGAAGCAGGCAAGATGGAGCTGGCTGAAGCCGACTTTGCGCCTCGTGGCCTGGTTGAAGGCTGTATCACCGCACTTGAATCCTTGGCGTCGAACAAGGGCCTGTCGATCGAGTTGGCCGTTCAGGACTCGCCTGCGCGCGTCACGGGCGACGAGGGAAAAGTGCGGCAAATTGTGGTCAACCTGCTCTCGAATGCCATCAAATTCACGGAACGCGGCACCATTCAGGTGCGTCTGTCCGGAGAGCCTCAGGGCTGGAGCGTGGCAGTCACCGATACAGGAATCGGCATTGCGCCTGAGCATCAGCGATTGATCTTCGAGGAATTTCGCCAGGTGGACTCCTCCAGCACGCGCCAGGTGGGCGGCACGGGCCTCGGTCTGGCCATCAGCCTCAGAATGGCCCAGATGATGGGGGGCACGGTTCGCGTGGAGAGTGAACTGGGAGTTGGAAGCACGTTCACCTTGTCACTTCCGCTGGCCCCCGGGATGGAAGACTCTTCGACGCCGGGAGCCTGCTTGGCGACGGGTGAGCGGCCGCCCGGAACCGTGGTGTTGGCGATCGACGATGACGCCGATGTTCTGGCCCTGATGGTCAATCGATTCCAAGGCAGCGAATTCAGTGTCTTGACTGCCCTGGGCGGAGAAGCGGGGCTCCAGGCGGCGGAGCGGCTATGCCCCGACGTGATCACGCTGGATGTCATGATGCCGGGACTGGACGGTTGGGAGGTGTTGCGACGCTTGAAGGCCAATCCGGTCCTCGCGGAAATTCCCGTGGTGATGATGAGCATCGTGGAGGATCGGGCGATGGCGTTTGGCCTGGGTGCCTCGGATTGTATTGTCAAACCCATTGCCAGTGAGCGCCTGCTGGAAACCTTGCGACGAACCATCAAAGGGGTTCCCGGTCAGGCGCATCAGGTCCTGATTGTCGACGACGAACCCGATGCGCGCGCGCTGGTGCGTGACCTTGCGCGTTCGGCGGGCTTCGACGTCCGTGAGGCGTCTGATGGGCAGCAGGCGATGGCGGCCATCCGGGAACGGCGCCCTGATCTGGTCGTTCTCGACATTTTGATGCCCGAGATGGATGGCTTCCTGGTGATCGAAACCCTGGCCTCCGATGCCGACCTGCGGACCATTCCCGTGATTGTGTTGACTGCAATGACGCTCACCCCGCGCGATGAGGAGCGCCTCAGTGCGGGAGCGCAGCGCATCCTGCGCAAGGCGTCCCTGAACGCGGACTCTTTGCTGCTCGAGCTGCGTGCGGTTCTCGCTCAGAAAGGCTCTCATTCCTGATGCGCATACTGCTGGTCGAGGATGTCGAGGACAATCGGGCATTGGCTCGTTTTCTGTTGGAATCTCAGGGTGTTGACGTGGACGAGGCCTGCACGGGGCGCGAAGCGCTTGAGGCCCTTGGGAAGCGGCAACCTGACCTGATCCTGATGGACCTTTCGTTACCGGATATGGATGGTTGGGACGCCACGCGGTCGATCTTGACGACGCCTGAGTGGCGCAACATCCCTATCGTGGCCCTGACGGCGCACGCCATGGCGGGCGATCGGGAGCGGGTCATGGCGCACGGGTTTCGGGGCTACATGTCCAAACCGATCGATGTGTCGACCTTTTGCGACCAGGTCCTGTCCTTCTTGCCGTCTGCCTCGGTCTGAGAGGCACTGACCCAAGTCGGCTCATCCCCGGGAGTGGAGCGTTCGATGAGTTCAGATTGGCGCATTCGTGCGTGTTCACCCGAAGAGGCTGTCCGCTTGGTTCGCAGCGGCAATCACGTGTTTCTGCACGGCGGGTGTGCCGTCGCGCTTTCGCTGGAACAAGCGCTCGCCCGTCACGCGCTCGCCCTGGAGGAGGTGGCGGTCTACCAGATGCACAAGGAGGGCGAGGAAGCGCTGCTCGACCCGGCCCTTCAGGGGCACGTGCGAATCCATTCGATGTTCTGCGGATCGCGGGTGCGGGCCGCGGTCAACGCGGGCCAGGCTGACTTCATCCCGGTCTTTCTGAGCGACATTCCCCACCTGATGCGGCAGGGACTATTGCCGATCGATGTGGCGATCGTGCAGCTTTCGCCACCCGACCACCACGGATGGTGCTCGCTGGGAACCTCGGTTGATGTGGCCCATCAGGCCGTGCTGTCGGCCCGCGTGGTGGTGGCGGAGATCAACGCGCAGATGCCTCGCACCATGGGCGACTGCGTGCTGCACGTCGACGACCTGGATGCCTTTGTCCTGACGGACCGTCCCCTGCTCACCTTGCCGCCCCGTCCGCTGGATGCCGTGTCCCGAGCCATCGGCTCGCATATCGCGGAACTGGTGTGCGACGGCGCCACCCTCCAGGTCGGGATCGGGGCGATTCCCGACGCGGCCCTCGCCGCGATGGCGGGCAAGCGCGATCTGGGCGTCCACACGGAGATGTTCTCCGATGGTCTGGTGGACCTGATTCAGCGGGGCGTGGTGACGAATGCGCGCAAGCTGCTGGCCCCTGGCCGCACGGTGACCAGCTTCGTGATCGGGACGCGCAAGACTTACGACTTCGTGCATGACAATCCGTCGGTGGTTTTTCATCCCTCCGATGTGGTCAACGACACCAGCCTGATTCGCCAGCAGCCCAACATGACGGCCATCAACTGCGCCCTGGAGGTCGACCTGACGGGACAGGTGTGTGCGGATTCCCTCGGCACCGAGATCTACAGCGGCATCGGGGGACAGATGGACTTCGTGCGCGGGGCGGCGATCGCCCCGGGCGGCAAGGCCGTCATCGCCCTTCCCTCCACCGCCAAGCAAGGCAGCCTGAGCCGGATCAAGCCCGTGCTGGCCCCTGGTGCCGGGGTGGTGACGACCCGGGGGCACGTGCAGTATGTGGTGACGGAGCACGGGGTGGCCGACCTGCGCGGCAAGAGTTTGCGCGAGCGCGCGGAGGCGCTCTGGGCGA encodes the following:
- a CDS encoding acetyl-CoA hydrolase/transferase C-terminal domain-containing protein: MSSDWRIRACSPEEAVRLVRSGNHVFLHGGCAVALSLEQALARHALALEEVAVYQMHKEGEEALLDPALQGHVRIHSMFCGSRVRAAVNAGQADFIPVFLSDIPHLMRQGLLPIDVAIVQLSPPDHHGWCSLGTSVDVAHQAVLSARVVVAEINAQMPRTMGDCVLHVDDLDAFVLTDRPLLTLPPRPLDAVSRAIGSHIAELVCDGATLQVGIGAIPDAALAAMAGKRDLGVHTEMFSDGLVDLIQRGVVTNARKLLAPGRTVTSFVIGTRKTYDFVHDNPSVVFHPSDVVNDTSLIRQQPNMTAINCALEVDLTGQVCADSLGTEIYSGIGGQMDFVRGAAIAPGGKAVIALPSTAKQGSLSRIKPVLAPGAGVVTTRGHVQYVVTEHGVADLRGKSLRERAEALWAIADPSHQADLRAAILARRQFSIPMP
- a CDS encoding response regulator: MQASLREQKLQQLVEAGMLLHQGLDLDAVLQRLVALASHLVDAKYAALASLDENGRIERFLHHGLTEEQVAAMPHLPEGKGLLGALLTEGRPLRVADMPKDPRSSGFPANHPPMRGFLGVPILRRGKVFGRLYCTEKRSSDAFTAEDEEFAIMLAAQAAVAIENAELYEQARSASRLKSEFLANMSHELRTPMNAILGFTELVSNGALGPVTDKQREGLGRVLRNARNLLELINGVLDLSKIEAGKMELAEADFAPRGLVEGCITALESLASNKGLSIELAVQDSPARVTGDEGKVRQIVVNLLSNAIKFTERGTIQVRLSGEPQGWSVAVTDTGIGIAPEHQRLIFEEFRQVDSSSTRQVGGTGLGLAISLRMAQMMGGTVRVESELGVGSTFTLSLPLAPGMEDSSTPGACLATGERPPGTVVLAIDDDADVLALMVNRFQGSEFSVLTALGGEAGLQAAERLCPDVITLDVMMPGLDGWEVLRRLKANPVLAEIPVVMMSIVEDRAMAFGLGASDCIVKPIASERLLETLRRTIKGVPGQAHQVLIVDDEPDARALVRDLARSAGFDVREASDGQQAMAAIRERRPDLVVLDILMPEMDGFLVIETLASDADLRTIPVIVLTAMTLTPRDEERLSAGAQRILRKASLNADSLLLELRAVLAQKGSHS
- a CDS encoding response regulator, which produces MRILLVEDVEDNRALARFLLESQGVDVDEACTGREALEALGKRQPDLILMDLSLPDMDGWDATRSILTTPEWRNIPIVALTAHAMAGDRERVMAHGFRGYMSKPIDVSTFCDQVLSFLPSASV
- a CDS encoding 2-dehydropantoate 2-reductase gives rise to the protein MKLREAPANPPVWIIGAGAIGLYMAAHLSHVTRVTLAARAARATWLAESGFQLAGAESGDFRPEVVPIDQAFAIPEEAIVVVATKATDLEKLVGVLSPNVAAGQTVALVQNGLGVHKFARSYLPTAHLVRLTCWVGVSLEQGRRAVVAGAPLFESGYDQPEVGKASEQVLALLNAANLRARHGGSVAEVEWRKALLNLSVSGICAVLDERNGAILGSPELREIVEDILAEAMPVAAAEGVVLGPQDADRVFTALDNTRDNWNAMIQDLRRGASTEMPFLNAAVDRLARRHGLRAPVNATIARLITHITRGGRRAGGGARATD
- a CDS encoding hybrid sensor histidine kinase/response regulator produces the protein MPTENESARQILVIDDQEDNLALMDAILDARGFGVLLAQDGPTGLKMAREHSPDLILLDLAMPGMDGFQVLEQLRQSARTRRIPVVILTANAREAALVERGLELGATEYLTKPIQMDELVVRLRSVLRLSQAERELDRLRRDFASMLVHDMRAPLDGVRLTLGVLKRQEEEGSTRWIMLDHATTATEEVAALVDGLLQASALEEEGFVPNFQRVELGPLIKRCLTILRPMAVSRGLAMSAAVPPDLPAVRTDPDLVKRLIENLLANALKFTPEGAVQICARTVEDRLLVEVHDTGPGIPDVDKARIFDRYAQGGGESGGRQRGYGLGLAFCHRAMTALGGAIRVEDAPGGGSVFSFSLPLEKGGA
- a CDS encoding response regulator transcription factor translates to MAEKTRILIADDHAVVLAGLSAILSLEPDFDLVGQARDGDEAVRLALVSRPDVVVLDLQMPKLDGFQALARLRAHLPETQVLILTSLDDEASIYRVLQAGGSGYVLKKAAEVELVGAVREVRRGGAFIRPQYEAHLAADFLERLEAGGADPQTFERLTPREREILGFVAKGLTNQQIASHLVISVRTVETHRAHLMDKLGFKKRSELVDYAIRKGFLT
- a CDS encoding universal stress protein, with product MKILIATDGSPCSHQAIRRAATLLPLQAAELHVVSVANVVPLIAAGEVGFAAAAQVHREMTQAESHLQNALAVLGNLGLKAKTHGREGDPAHEIVALAGELAADILVLGAHGKNGLERLLMGSISDAVLHQWRGAVLVIRPETAN